The following proteins are co-located in the Alcaligenes faecalis genome:
- the leuB gene encoding 3-isopropylmalate dehydrogenase — MTHKIAVLPGDGIGPEITEQAQRVLGALGMDLEMTVAPVGGAAYDVHGHPLPPETLSLAQHSDAVLFGAVGDWKYDSLERHLRPEQAILGLRRAMGLFANLRPAILYPQLANASTLKPEVVSGLDILIVRELTGDIYFGQPRGVRTVEEGNFAGERQGFDTMHYAESEVRRIAHVGFQAAQKRQKRLCSVDKSNVLETSQFWRDIMIDVARDYPDVELSHMYVDNAAMQLVRAPKEFDVIVTGNLFGDILSDEAAMLTGSIGMLPSASLNASQQGLYEPSHGSAPDIAGQDKANPLATILSAAMLLRYSLNAEDQAKRIEAAVASVLEQGLRTGDIYEDGCQLLSTSAMGDAVLKALR; from the coding sequence ATGACTCATAAAATTGCAGTATTGCCCGGTGACGGCATCGGTCCCGAAATTACTGAACAGGCTCAGCGCGTGCTAGGCGCTCTGGGCATGGATCTGGAAATGACCGTGGCTCCCGTGGGCGGCGCCGCTTATGATGTGCACGGCCACCCGTTGCCACCTGAAACACTGAGTCTGGCTCAACACTCCGACGCTGTGCTGTTCGGTGCCGTGGGCGACTGGAAATACGACTCGCTGGAGCGTCATCTGCGTCCAGAGCAAGCCATTTTGGGTCTGCGTCGTGCCATGGGCCTGTTTGCCAACCTGCGTCCCGCTATTTTGTACCCACAGTTGGCTAACGCTTCCACGCTGAAACCAGAAGTTGTGTCCGGTCTGGATATCCTGATTGTGCGTGAACTGACGGGCGACATCTACTTTGGTCAGCCTCGTGGCGTGCGTACTGTGGAAGAGGGCAACTTCGCTGGCGAGCGTCAGGGCTTTGACACCATGCACTATGCCGAAAGCGAAGTGCGCCGTATTGCCCACGTGGGTTTCCAGGCCGCACAAAAGCGTCAAAAACGCTTGTGCAGCGTGGACAAGTCCAATGTGCTGGAAACGTCTCAGTTCTGGCGCGACATCATGATTGATGTGGCCCGCGACTATCCGGACGTGGAGCTGAGCCATATGTATGTGGATAATGCCGCCATGCAATTGGTGCGCGCACCAAAAGAATTCGACGTGATCGTCACAGGCAACCTGTTTGGCGATATCCTATCGGATGAAGCGGCCATGTTGACAGGCTCCATTGGCATGTTGCCCTCGGCATCTCTGAACGCATCCCAGCAAGGTTTGTACGAACCCAGCCACGGCTCGGCACCCGATATCGCCGGCCAGGACAAGGCCAATCCTTTGGCCACCATTTTGTCCGCTGCCATGTTGCTGCGCTACTCGCTCAATGCAGAAGACCAGGCCAAACGTATCGAAGCGGCGGTTGCCAGCGTGCTCGAACAAGGTCTGCGTACCGGCGACATCTACGAAGACGGTTGCCAATTGCTGAGCACCAGTGCTATGGGGGATGCAGTGCTCAAGGCTTTGCGATAG
- the leuD gene encoding 3-isopropylmalate dehydratase small subunit, protein MQAFTTHEGLVAPLDRENVDTDLIIPKQFLKSIKRTGFGPNLFDELRYLDHGEPGMDNSRRPLNPDFVLNQDRYQGASVLLARKNFGCGSSREHAPWALMQYGFRAIIAPSFADIFFNNSFKNGLLPIVLNELDVARLFDEVKAFPGYKLRIDLAEQRVITPEGRELPFTIDASRKHSLLNGLDEIGLTLQKADMIRQYEAERLARHPWLVGQP, encoded by the coding sequence ATGCAAGCATTTACTACTCATGAAGGTCTGGTTGCTCCCTTGGATCGGGAGAACGTGGATACGGACTTGATCATCCCCAAGCAGTTCCTCAAATCCATCAAACGTACCGGCTTTGGCCCCAACTTGTTTGATGAATTGCGCTATCTGGACCACGGCGAGCCTGGCATGGACAATTCCCGCCGCCCATTGAACCCGGACTTTGTGCTGAACCAGGACCGCTACCAGGGTGCTTCCGTGCTGCTGGCGCGCAAGAATTTTGGTTGTGGCTCCAGCCGTGAACACGCTCCCTGGGCTTTGATGCAATACGGTTTTCGCGCCATTATCGCGCCGTCCTTTGCCGATATTTTCTTCAACAACAGCTTCAAGAACGGCTTGCTGCCTATTGTCCTGAACGAGCTGGATGTTGCCCGACTGTTCGATGAAGTCAAAGCCTTCCCCGGTTACAAGCTGCGTATTGATCTGGCCGAGCAGCGCGTCATCACGCCTGAAGGTCGGGAGTTGCCATTCACCATTGATGCCTCGCGCAAGCACAGCCTCTTGAATGGCCTGGATGAAATTGGTCTGACCTTGCAGAAAGCGGACATGATCCGTCAGTACGAAGCCGAACGTCTGGCTCGTCACCCCTGGCTGGTTGGCCAGCCTTGA
- the leuC gene encoding 3-isopropylmalate dehydratase large subunit yields the protein MAKTLYDKLFDEHVVHQDTDGTCLIYIDRHLLHEVTSPQAFEGLTLAGRKPWRISANLAVADHNVPTTSRQNGITDPISRLQVDTLDANCEEFGITEFRMNDVRQGIVHIVGPEQGATLPGMTVVCGDSHTSTHGAVGALAFGIGTSEVEHTLATQTLLMKKSKSMLIQVDGKLPFGCTAKDLILYVIGQIGTAGGTGYAIEFGGSAIRALSMEGRMTVCNMAIEAGARSGMVAVDEQTIQYLRGRPYSPKGVLWDQAVAYWNTLHTDEGAEFDRVIRLDASQITPQLTWGTSPEMVLPIDSRVPDPEKEKDEVARNGMERALEYMGLTPNMPLSDIRIDRVFIGSCTNARIEDLRAAASVAKGRKVASNVKQAMIVPGSGLVKRQAEQEGLDKIFLNAGFEWREPGCSMCLAMNADRLEPGERCASTSNRNFEGRQGQGGRTHLVSPAMAAAAAIAGHFVDVRSFN from the coding sequence ATGGCAAAAACCTTATACGATAAGCTGTTCGATGAACACGTCGTGCATCAGGACACGGATGGCACCTGTTTGATCTACATTGATCGCCACTTGCTGCATGAAGTGACCAGCCCCCAGGCCTTTGAAGGTCTGACACTGGCCGGCCGCAAGCCGTGGCGCATCAGTGCCAACCTGGCGGTGGCGGACCACAATGTTCCTACTACCTCCCGCCAGAATGGCATTACAGACCCGATCTCGCGCCTGCAGGTCGACACCCTGGACGCCAACTGTGAAGAGTTTGGCATTACCGAATTCCGCATGAACGACGTGCGTCAGGGCATTGTGCACATTGTTGGCCCCGAGCAGGGCGCCACCTTGCCCGGCATGACCGTGGTGTGTGGTGATTCCCACACCAGTACGCACGGTGCGGTGGGCGCTTTGGCTTTTGGTATCGGTACGTCGGAAGTGGAGCACACGCTGGCCACTCAAACTTTGCTGATGAAAAAAAGCAAAAGCATGTTGATCCAGGTGGATGGCAAGCTGCCTTTTGGCTGTACCGCCAAAGACCTGATTCTGTACGTGATCGGTCAGATTGGTACTGCGGGTGGTACCGGCTATGCCATTGAGTTCGGCGGCTCGGCGATTCGCGCCTTGTCTATGGAAGGCCGTATGACGGTGTGCAATATGGCGATTGAAGCCGGTGCACGTTCGGGCATGGTGGCCGTGGACGAGCAAACCATTCAGTACTTGCGTGGCCGACCTTACTCGCCCAAAGGCGTGTTGTGGGATCAGGCCGTAGCGTACTGGAACACCTTGCATACCGACGAAGGTGCCGAGTTTGACCGCGTGATCCGTCTTGACGCCAGTCAGATCACCCCTCAGTTAACGTGGGGCACGTCACCTGAAATGGTGCTGCCTATCGACAGTCGCGTACCCGATCCTGAGAAAGAAAAAGATGAGGTTGCCCGCAACGGCATGGAGCGTGCCCTGGAATACATGGGTCTGACGCCCAATATGCCCTTGAGCGATATTCGTATCGACCGCGTGTTCATCGGCTCCTGTACCAATGCCCGTATTGAAGACTTGCGTGCGGCCGCCAGCGTGGCCAAGGGTCGCAAAGTGGCGTCCAACGTCAAGCAGGCCATGATTGTTCCCGGCTCTGGCTTGGTGAAACGTCAGGCCGAGCAAGAAGGTCTGGACAAAATTTTCCTGAACGCCGGTTTTGAGTGGCGTGAGCCTGGTTGCTCCATGTGTCTGGCCATGAACGCTGACCGTCTGGAACCCGGCGAGCGTTGTGCTTCGACCTCCAATCGTAACTTTGAAGGACGTCAGGGGCAGGGCGGTCGCACCCACTTGGTCAGCCCAGCCATGGCGGCCGCTGCCGCTATTGCTGGCCATTTTGTCGACGTGCGTTCGTTCAACTGA
- a CDS encoding carboxymuconolactone decarboxylase family protein: MSALRLPYDTLSPKAYQGLLQTKLALDKSSLGKELIELVNLRISQINGCSFCLEMHASSLRSSGVANAKIDSLAGWRVSAHFDERERAALEWTESVVGIAHSHAPDEHFKPLKAHFSDEEISDLTFAIALMGAFNRLAISMRK; this comes from the coding sequence ATGAGCGCACTTCGTCTTCCCTACGACACCCTGTCTCCCAAAGCTTATCAAGGTCTACTGCAAACGAAACTGGCATTGGACAAAAGCAGCCTGGGCAAAGAGTTGATCGAACTGGTCAATTTACGTATTTCGCAAATCAATGGCTGCTCCTTTTGTCTGGAGATGCATGCCTCGTCCCTGCGCAGCTCAGGCGTGGCCAATGCCAAGATAGACAGCCTGGCAGGTTGGCGCGTTAGCGCGCACTTCGACGAACGCGAACGTGCAGCCTTGGAATGGACGGAGTCGGTGGTGGGTATCGCCCACAGTCATGCCCCCGACGAGCACTTCAAGCCGTTGAAAGCCCATTTCAGTGATGAAGAAATCTCGGACCTGACTTTTGCAATTGCCCTGATGGGCGCCTTCAACCGTTTAGCCATCAGCATGCGCAAGTAA
- a CDS encoding M48 family metallopeptidase encodes MKGIATVKRVVVTGLILVMTGCATVQTTQGGAVGVERKQFISNLVSEAELNQVAAQNYAQVLSQARQQKALDTDATQTRRVKTIAQRLIDQVGVFRADARSWNWEVHVINQDEVNAWCMPGGKMAVFSGLIKRIRPTDAELAAVIGHEMAHALREHSREQVSQKMATSFGLTVLSALTGVQAVNDLGGTLSEVMFELPNSRTHESEADLIGVELAARAGYDPRAAVTLWQKMGALEQGRSQPEFLSTHPASSTRIADLQAISERVMPLYQQAPKP; translated from the coding sequence ATGAAAGGTATTGCGACAGTAAAACGCGTTGTTGTGACCGGTCTGATTCTGGTCATGACAGGTTGCGCCACGGTGCAGACTACGCAAGGCGGCGCTGTAGGTGTTGAGCGCAAACAGTTCATTTCCAATCTGGTGTCCGAGGCCGAGCTGAATCAGGTGGCTGCCCAGAATTATGCCCAGGTGCTGTCTCAGGCTCGGCAGCAAAAGGCGCTGGATACGGATGCGACCCAGACTCGTCGGGTCAAAACGATTGCTCAACGCTTGATTGATCAAGTCGGTGTTTTTCGGGCCGATGCGCGCTCCTGGAACTGGGAGGTCCATGTCATCAATCAGGACGAGGTCAATGCCTGGTGCATGCCGGGTGGCAAGATGGCGGTTTTCAGTGGCCTGATTAAACGTATTCGGCCTACTGACGCGGAACTGGCCGCCGTCATTGGCCATGAAATGGCCCACGCTTTGCGTGAGCATTCGCGTGAGCAGGTTTCCCAAAAAATGGCGACGTCTTTTGGCTTGACTGTTTTGTCCGCCCTGACCGGCGTGCAAGCGGTGAACGATCTGGGAGGTACGCTGAGCGAAGTGATGTTTGAGCTGCCCAATAGCCGTACCCATGAGTCCGAAGCGGACTTGATTGGCGTTGAACTGGCTGCGCGTGCTGGCTACGACCCGCGTGCGGCAGTGACTTTGTGGCAGAAGATGGGCGCCTTGGAGCAGGGCAGAAGTCAGCCGGAATTTTTGTCTACCCATCCGGCTTCTTCAACCCGGATTGCAGATTTACAGGCAATCTCGGAGCGGGTCATGCCCTTGTATCAGCAGGCCCCTAAGCCGTGA
- the aroC gene encoding chorismate synthase: MSGNTLGKSFRVTNYGESHGPAIGAVIDGCPPGLELSEQDIQFELDRRRPGTSRHVTQRREPDQVEILSGIYEGRTTGTPISLLIRNSDARSKDYGNLLDTFRPGHADYTYWKKFENRDPRGGGRSSARLTAPTVAAGAIAKKWLAEHFGVKIRGYMSQLGPVAIPFKSWDVVEQNPFYAPDLDVVPQLEAYMDELRKEGESIGARIEVVAEGVPAGWGEPIYDRLDADIAHAMMGLNAVKGVSIGAGFDCITQKGSEHGDALYPDGFKTNQAGGVLGGISSGQAVTVSLAIKPTASIRTLRPSVNRAGEAVEVQTLGRHDPCVGIRATPIAEALLAIVLMDHCLRHRSQCGV, encoded by the coding sequence ATGTCCGGCAATACTCTAGGTAAAAGCTTTCGCGTCACGAATTACGGCGAATCTCATGGTCCAGCGATTGGCGCAGTGATCGACGGCTGCCCTCCGGGCCTGGAGCTGTCTGAACAGGATATTCAGTTTGAACTGGATCGCCGCCGTCCTGGCACCTCGCGCCACGTAACTCAGCGCCGTGAGCCCGACCAGGTGGAAATCCTGTCCGGCATTTACGAAGGCCGTACCACGGGCACGCCCATTAGCCTGTTGATTCGCAATTCCGATGCGCGTAGCAAGGATTACGGCAATCTGCTGGACACTTTCCGCCCCGGCCATGCGGATTACACCTACTGGAAGAAGTTCGAGAACCGCGACCCGCGTGGCGGTGGCCGTTCTTCGGCTCGCCTGACCGCGCCTACCGTGGCTGCCGGTGCGATTGCCAAAAAATGGCTGGCCGAGCACTTCGGCGTGAAGATTCGCGGCTATATGAGCCAACTGGGCCCTGTCGCCATTCCGTTCAAAAGCTGGGATGTGGTCGAGCAGAATCCCTTTTACGCGCCGGATCTGGACGTCGTGCCGCAGTTGGAAGCCTATATGGATGAGCTGCGCAAAGAAGGCGAATCCATTGGTGCCCGCATTGAAGTCGTGGCCGAAGGCGTGCCTGCTGGTTGGGGTGAACCTATTTACGACCGTCTGGATGCCGATATCGCCCACGCCATGATGGGGTTGAATGCCGTTAAAGGTGTGTCCATTGGGGCTGGCTTTGACTGCATTACGCAAAAAGGCTCGGAGCACGGTGATGCGCTGTATCCCGATGGTTTCAAGACCAATCAGGCCGGTGGCGTGCTGGGTGGTATTTCCTCGGGGCAGGCCGTGACGGTTTCCCTGGCGATCAAGCCTACCGCCAGCATCCGCACCCTGCGCCCTTCCGTGAACCGTGCCGGTGAAGCGGTCGAGGTCCAGACTCTGGGCCGTCACGATCCTTGTGTGGGCATTCGTGCCACCCCCATTGCTGAAGCCTTGCTGGCGATTGTGTTGATGGACCATTGCCTGCGTCACCGTTCGCAGTGTGGTGTCTGA
- a CDS encoding protein adenylyltransferase SelO family protein, protein MSSLFDGLTIAHRFADLPSAFHTVVPPQPLANSRLLHVNKELAAQLGLDISRLGEPEFLDVVSGQAPLPGGLTVSAVYSGHQFGVWAGQLGDGRAHLLGQIDTPTGPQELQLKGAGKTPYSRMGDGRAVLRSSVREYLASEAMAGLGIATSRALALVTSDTPVYRETVETGAIVTRVAPSFVRFGSFEHWANDATRVRELLDYVLREFYPELLVEGDSEQERVCRFLQEVTHRSAQMVADWQTVGFCHGVMNTDNMSILGLTIDYGPYGFMDRFRVNHVCNRSDNQGRYAWNAQPAIVHWNLYRLASALMVLDPDVDAVKERLQTFEASFLNRYHANLQAKLGLRTWQADDAQLVDDWWRLLHNSGADFTLSFRALAQASKAPDAFLSLFEGSEDQAQAWWQAYSQRLALDGSDTPEQREAMNRVNPLYVLRNHLAEQAIQAAAKDDASEIDTMLMLLRDPYTERAGFEAYAMPPPEGSAELAVSCSS, encoded by the coding sequence ATGTCCAGCTTGTTTGATGGCTTGACCATCGCGCATCGTTTTGCAGATTTACCTTCTGCCTTTCACACCGTTGTTCCGCCTCAGCCTCTGGCCAATTCGCGCCTGCTGCACGTCAATAAGGAATTGGCGGCGCAACTGGGCCTGGATATCTCCCGTTTGGGGGAGCCGGAATTTCTGGATGTGGTCAGCGGCCAGGCTCCCTTGCCGGGTGGCCTGACGGTATCGGCTGTCTATAGCGGCCACCAATTCGGTGTCTGGGCGGGGCAATTGGGTGATGGCCGCGCACATTTGCTGGGGCAAATCGATACCCCCACGGGCCCGCAGGAATTGCAGTTGAAGGGCGCCGGTAAAACCCCGTACTCCCGTATGGGCGATGGCCGTGCCGTGCTGCGTTCCAGTGTGCGCGAATATCTGGCCAGCGAAGCGATGGCGGGTTTGGGCATTGCGACCAGCCGGGCCTTGGCCCTGGTTACCTCGGATACGCCTGTGTACCGGGAAACCGTGGAAACGGGCGCGATTGTGACCCGTGTTGCCCCCAGCTTTGTACGCTTTGGCTCGTTCGAGCATTGGGCTAACGACGCCACGCGTGTGCGAGAGTTGCTGGATTATGTGCTGCGCGAGTTCTATCCGGAATTGCTGGTCGAAGGCGATTCGGAGCAGGAACGTGTCTGTCGCTTTTTGCAGGAAGTGACGCACCGCAGCGCCCAGATGGTGGCCGACTGGCAAACCGTCGGTTTTTGCCACGGTGTCATGAATACTGACAATATGTCCATTCTGGGCTTGACCATTGATTATGGCCCGTACGGCTTCATGGACCGATTCCGTGTGAATCACGTCTGCAATCGCAGCGACAATCAAGGTCGTTACGCCTGGAATGCACAGCCTGCGATTGTGCATTGGAACTTGTACCGCCTGGCCAGCGCCTTGATGGTGCTGGATCCGGACGTCGATGCGGTAAAAGAGCGCTTGCAGACGTTTGAAGCCAGTTTTCTGAATCGCTATCACGCCAATTTGCAGGCCAAGCTGGGTCTGCGCACCTGGCAGGCCGATGATGCGCAACTGGTCGATGATTGGTGGCGTTTGCTGCACAACAGCGGGGCAGATTTTACCTTGTCCTTTCGTGCTCTGGCCCAGGCCAGCAAGGCGCCCGACGCTTTCTTGAGCCTGTTTGAAGGTTCTGAGGATCAGGCCCAGGCCTGGTGGCAGGCTTATAGCCAGCGTCTTGCCTTGGATGGTTCCGATACGCCCGAGCAGCGTGAGGCCATGAATCGCGTCAATCCCTTGTATGTATTGCGTAACCACTTGGCCGAGCAGGCCATTCAGGCCGCTGCCAAGGACGACGCCAGTGAAATCGACACCATGCTGATGTTGCTGCGCGACCCTTATACCGAGCGGGCCGGTTTTGAGGCCTATGCCATGCCGCCGCCAGAAGGCAGTGCGGAGCTGGCCGTCAGTTGTTCTTCCTGA
- a CDS encoding DUF2069 domain-containing protein: protein MHEPLNPILHRVAALALVALIALCLAWELHFAPLKPGGSWLVLKVIPLVLPLRSVLKGNLYTLQWTSMMILLYFAEGVMRAWSDPVADVLPWAIAEIVLSLIYYFCAIFYLWPAKKAAKQRSKAEKAEAAKAAKSA from the coding sequence ATGCATGAACCTTTAAACCCCATACTTCATCGAGTGGCGGCCCTGGCTTTGGTCGCCTTGATTGCTTTGTGCCTGGCCTGGGAGCTTCATTTTGCGCCCTTGAAACCCGGCGGCTCCTGGCTGGTGCTGAAAGTGATTCCTTTGGTGCTGCCCTTGCGCAGCGTGCTCAAGGGCAATTTGTATACCCTGCAATGGACCTCCATGATGATTCTGCTGTATTTCGCAGAAGGGGTTATGCGTGCCTGGTCGGATCCGGTGGCAGACGTGTTGCCCTGGGCGATTGCCGAAATTGTCTTGTCCCTGATTTATTATTTCTGCGCCATTTTCTATCTCTGGCCTGCCAAGAAAGCAGCCAAGCAGCGTAGCAAGGCCGAAAAGGCCGAGGCTGCCAAAGCCGCCAAATCAGCCTAA
- a CDS encoding YihY family inner membrane protein, protein MSSEQAEQTDLNPENTAPALQQEPAPTAKHHFLSVARFAIKRVAEKDLMKVASSLTYTTILAIVPMLTVVLALFTAFPLFQEFESALEGFLTRNLMPEVVSENIMLYLNQFAAKASGLTAVGSLFLIVTSIMLIMTIDETFNNIFQVHTQRPLGQRLLVYWAIISLGPILTGASLWATTILARESLGYIGDLSGIVSFALAYVPFLFTALGLTALFMYVPNRRVWWRDALIGGVVTAALLELMKAGFAFYLTRFPTYTIIYGAFAILPIFLLWIYISWLIVLLGASMVAILPDWRGRNWVKTNVPGIAFTDAVNLLYQLWLNRQNQQGLSIRELSHKLERDPDELYGILCKLKSMGLIADTQQDNDEQWVLSCDLRQVSLKQLTKAFLLDRAHTHEGPLEYVFNYLSQFFDQRLSNLEELFESPQGILTGQPAILNADPGQETQYAKSQ, encoded by the coding sequence ATGTCCTCTGAGCAAGCTGAACAAACAGACTTGAATCCAGAAAACACCGCTCCTGCTTTGCAGCAGGAGCCCGCGCCCACTGCCAAGCATCACTTTTTAAGTGTGGCGCGCTTTGCCATCAAGCGGGTGGCTGAAAAAGATCTGATGAAGGTGGCCTCCAGCCTGACCTACACCACGATCCTGGCCATTGTGCCCATGCTGACCGTGGTGCTGGCCCTGTTCACCGCTTTCCCCCTGTTTCAGGAATTTGAAAGTGCTCTGGAAGGATTTTTGACCCGTAATCTGATGCCCGAGGTGGTATCAGAAAACATCATGCTGTATCTGAACCAGTTTGCCGCCAAAGCCTCCGGCCTGACGGCGGTAGGCAGCTTGTTCCTGATTGTCACGTCCATCATGCTGATCATGACGATTGACGAGACCTTCAACAATATTTTCCAAGTTCATACGCAGCGCCCTTTGGGCCAGCGCCTGCTTGTGTACTGGGCCATTATTTCGCTGGGCCCCATTCTGACAGGTGCCAGCCTGTGGGCCACCACCATTCTGGCGCGGGAGTCCTTAGGGTATATCGGCGACTTGTCCGGCATTGTGTCCTTCGCCCTGGCCTACGTGCCTTTCCTGTTTACTGCCCTGGGGCTGACAGCACTGTTCATGTATGTGCCCAACCGCCGTGTATGGTGGCGCGACGCCCTGATCGGCGGAGTAGTCACGGCCGCCTTGCTGGAATTGATGAAAGCCGGTTTCGCCTTCTACCTGACGCGCTTTCCCACCTACACGATTATCTACGGTGCCTTTGCCATCCTGCCGATCTTCCTGCTGTGGATTTACATCTCCTGGCTGATCGTCCTGCTGGGCGCCTCCATGGTGGCGATTCTGCCCGACTGGCGTGGCCGCAACTGGGTCAAGACCAATGTGCCCGGCATCGCCTTTACCGATGCGGTGAACCTGCTCTATCAGCTATGGCTGAACCGTCAGAATCAGCAGGGACTGAGCATACGTGAACTTAGCCACAAGCTGGAACGCGACCCGGACGAGCTGTACGGCATTTTATGCAAGCTCAAGTCCATGGGGCTGATTGCGGATACCCAGCAAGACAATGACGAACAGTGGGTCCTGAGTTGCGATCTGCGCCAGGTCAGCCTGAAACAACTGACCAAGGCATTTCTGCTGGACCGCGCCCATACCCACGAGGGTCCGCTAGAATATGTATTCAATTATCTTTCTCAGTTTTTCGATCAGCGACTATCCAATCTGGAAGAACTGTTTGAGTCGCCGCAAGGCATTCTGACAGGACAACCAGCCATACTAAACGCCGATCCCGGTCAGGAGACCCAGTATGCTAAAAGTCAGTGA
- a CDS encoding CBS domain-containing protein: MLKVSEILRVKGDTLYTGTPEMTVEKAVQSMSELDIGSLVIMEHGQLVGMLTFREIIRHWHAQGDKAQGFTVRSIMDDAPVSVTPNTSADEVQRLMLNNHARYMPVMDGPVLMGVISFFDMARAIVHAQQFENNMLKAYIRDWPTDSEQASAP, from the coding sequence ATGCTAAAAGTCAGTGAAATCCTGCGTGTCAAGGGAGACACGCTTTATACAGGCACCCCCGAAATGACCGTCGAAAAAGCGGTACAGAGCATGAGCGAACTGGATATTGGTTCGCTGGTGATCATGGAACATGGTCAGTTGGTGGGTATGTTGACCTTTCGCGAGATCATTCGCCACTGGCACGCCCAGGGAGACAAAGCCCAAGGCTTCACGGTGCGCAGTATCATGGATGACGCCCCCGTCAGTGTTACCCCCAACACCAGCGCCGACGAAGTGCAGCGACTGATGCTGAACAACCACGCACGCTACATGCCCGTCATGGACGGCCCGGTGCTGATGGGGGTTATTTCCTTCTTTGATATGGCGCGTGCCATTGTTCATGCCCAGCAGTTCGAGAACAATATGCTCAAAGCCTACATCCGCGACTGGCCTACCGATTCCGAGCAGGCCAGCGCACCCTGA
- the dusA gene encoding tRNA dihydrouridine(20/20a) synthase DusA, whose translation MTNFVMPDSQMWRLSVAPMIDVTDRHSRFFHRLLAPRALLFTEMITTGALTHGDQARHLDFDQAEHPVALQLGGSDRDALVTSALAGEQWGYDEINLNCGCPSERVQKGAFGACLMNEPQLVADCVKAMQDAVSVPVTVKHRLGLDYNESYDFVRDFVGMLFESGCRVFTVHARNAVLKGLSPKDNREIPPLRYDVALQLKKDFPEALFILNGGIQEPGQAVELEQQFDGVMLGRAAWHTPAVLSEIHRRLWPEHSVMDEDTVVEQMIAYARHYVQVGVPLRIVIKSMLGWPHGKKGARQWRRTLSDHNWLAKNDPGLLAQAWEQLQRQQ comes from the coding sequence ATGACTAATTTTGTGATGCCGGACAGCCAGATGTGGCGTTTGAGTGTGGCGCCCATGATTGATGTGACTGACCGCCACAGCCGCTTTTTTCATCGTCTGCTGGCGCCGCGCGCCTTGCTGTTTACGGAAATGATCACGACGGGTGCGCTGACGCACGGTGATCAGGCACGCCATCTGGATTTTGATCAGGCCGAGCATCCGGTAGCCTTGCAACTGGGGGGTAGTGACCGGGACGCCTTGGTCACCAGTGCCCTGGCAGGTGAGCAGTGGGGCTATGACGAAATTAATCTGAACTGCGGCTGCCCCTCTGAGCGGGTTCAAAAAGGTGCTTTCGGTGCCTGTTTGATGAATGAGCCGCAACTGGTGGCTGACTGCGTCAAAGCCATGCAGGATGCTGTATCGGTGCCTGTTACCGTCAAACACAGGTTGGGGCTGGATTACAACGAGTCCTATGATTTTGTGCGGGACTTTGTGGGTATGCTGTTCGAGTCCGGGTGCCGTGTCTTTACAGTACATGCCCGCAATGCGGTCTTGAAAGGCTTGTCGCCCAAGGACAATCGGGAGATTCCGCCTCTGCGCTATGACGTGGCTTTGCAACTGAAAAAGGATTTTCCCGAGGCGCTGTTCATTTTGAATGGTGGTATTCAGGAACCTGGTCAGGCAGTCGAGTTGGAACAACAGTTCGATGGCGTAATGCTCGGTCGCGCCGCCTGGCATACGCCAGCGGTATTAAGTGAGATTCATCGTCGCCTGTGGCCTGAGCATTCCGTGATGGACGAGGACACTGTGGTGGAGCAGATGATTGCTTATGCCCGGCACTATGTTCAGGTCGGTGTGCCGTTACGTATTGTGATCAAGAGCATGCTGGGCTGGCCGCACGGCAAGAAGGGCGCACGACAGTGGCGTCGTACCTTGTCCGATCACAATTGGCTGGCTAAAAACGATCCAGGCCTGCTTGCGCAGGCCTGGGAGCAATTGCAGCGCCAACAGTAA